In one Mucilaginibacter sp. PAMB04168 genomic region, the following are encoded:
- a CDS encoding fructose-6-phosphate aldolase yields MYIIKVKGVAKIPDYVQLRDEQFTLLAYFRVDRPDKSLDKVGLGDKADYIMNLIKDLPFGQILKLEL; encoded by the coding sequence ATGTATATCATCAAAGTAAAAGGCGTTGCCAAAATACCCGACTATGTGCAGTTACGCGATGAGCAATTTACACTCCTGGCCTATTTTAGGGTAGACAGACCTGATAAATCGCTGGACAAGGTTGGGTTGGGCGATAAGGCCGATTACATTATGAACCTGATAAAAGACCTGCCTTTTGGCCAGATATTGAAACTTGAATTATAA
- a CDS encoding 1-(5-phosphoribosyl)-5-[(5-phosphoribosylamino)methylideneamino] imidazole-4-carboxamide isomerase: MYIIPAIDILNKKVVRLREGDYEQVTQYDVSLEEMIERYQSIGTELIHIIDLNGAKGDFSNQQYLFDVIKKTDMKIQYGGGIRSIEKVQELTDAGIARVIVGTQAISNPTFLDELSKAMCGQSKCSDKIVVAIDVLDEVIKYSGWMESSPIKLIDYVDRCLHLGFYRFLCTDINKDGKLGGAGVELYKKLLSHSPFIKLIASGGVSSMKDIEQLNKIKVESCVVGKAIYENRITIDDVKNWNLKSLISI, encoded by the coding sequence ATGTATATTATTCCTGCTATTGACATTCTGAACAAAAAAGTTGTTCGGTTACGTGAAGGCGATTATGAACAGGTAACGCAGTATGATGTGAGCCTTGAAGAAATGATTGAGCGCTACCAGTCTATCGGTACCGAACTCATCCATATTATTGATTTGAATGGCGCCAAAGGCGATTTCAGTAACCAACAATATCTGTTTGATGTAATTAAAAAAACAGATATGAAAATTCAATATGGTGGTGGCATCCGCAGTATTGAAAAAGTTCAGGAGCTCACAGATGCAGGCATAGCCCGTGTAATAGTAGGCACGCAAGCTATCAGTAATCCAACTTTTTTAGATGAACTGAGCAAAGCCATGTGTGGCCAAAGCAAGTGTTCTGACAAAATTGTGGTAGCTATTGATGTGCTTGATGAAGTAATCAAATACTCGGGTTGGATGGAAAGCTCGCCTATTAAACTGATTGATTATGTTGACCGCTGCCTGCACCTGGGCTTTTACCGTTTTTTGTGTACGGATATTAACAAAGACGGTAAACTAGGTGGTGCAGGTGTAGAGCTGTACAAAAAATTATTGAGCCACTCTCCTTTTATTAAGCTTATAGCGTCTGGTGGCGTTAGCTCCATGAAAGACATTGAGCAACTTAACAAGATAAAAGTAGAAAGCTGTGTGGTTGGAAAAGCCATCTATGAAAATCGCATCACCATTGACGATGTGAAAAACTGGAACTTAAAATCGTTAATATCGATATAA
- the hisH gene encoding imidazole glycerol phosphate synthase subunit HisH, with protein MEVTEKQDSEIQSSPSRPNASNSIGIVRYGAGNIFSLTSALDRLNIPYGMIHTEADFEHYERYIIPGVGHAGAAMNKLEQTGLVPAIKALKKPTLGICVGMQLMTAYSEEGNADLLNIFPNKTLRFKDNEHYKVPHTGWNRVLQDKENPLFNGIPNGAHFYFVHSYYIEHSNLFTLASTNYTLKYSASIWHDNFYGVQFHPEKSGVFGEKLLANFSKI; from the coding sequence ATGGAAGTTACGGAAAAACAAGACTCCGAAATACAAAGTTCACCTTCCCGGCCAAATGCCTCCAACAGCATAGGCATCGTTAGGTATGGTGCAGGAAATATTTTTTCGCTTACGTCTGCGCTCGACAGATTGAATATTCCGTATGGCATGATACACACCGAAGCCGACTTTGAACACTACGAGCGATACATCATTCCGGGTGTAGGCCATGCCGGAGCAGCCATGAACAAGTTGGAGCAAACCGGTCTTGTGCCAGCTATTAAAGCCCTTAAAAAACCAACACTGGGCATCTGCGTGGGCATGCAGTTAATGACAGCTTATTCTGAAGAAGGTAATGCCGATTTACTGAATATTTTTCCGAACAAGACATTGCGTTTTAAAGATAACGAGCACTATAAAGTGCCGCATACCGGCTGGAACCGCGTATTACAAGATAAAGAGAACCCGTTATTCAACGGCATACCCAATGGCGCACATTTTTATTTTGTGCACTCCTACTACATTGAGCACAGTAATTTATTTACCTTGGCTTCAACTAATTACACCTTAAAGTATTCGGCATCAATTTGGCATGACAACTTTTATGGCGTACAATTTCACCCCGAAAAATCGGGTGTGTTTGGGGAAAAATTATTAGCAAACTTTTCAAAAATATAA
- the hisIE gene encoding bifunctional phosphoribosyl-AMP cyclohydrolase/phosphoribosyl-ATP diphosphatase HisIE yields the protein MQIDFTKSPDGLVPVVIQDVQTLEVLMLGYMNKDAYNKTVQENIVTFYSRSKNRLWTKGETSNNFLHVVSIHLDCDNDTILIKAKADGPTCHTGARSCFQTTYNQNFILELENIIEDRYTNPQEGSYINKLRGKGLNKIAQKVGEEGVETVIAALAETETDLINEASDLVFHLLVLLREKGLKLETIAKNLEQRHK from the coding sequence ATGCAAATAGATTTCACCAAATCACCCGATGGCTTAGTGCCGGTGGTTATACAGGACGTACAGACGTTAGAAGTGCTGATGCTGGGCTACATGAACAAGGATGCCTATAATAAAACAGTGCAAGAAAACATTGTCACGTTCTACTCCCGCTCAAAGAACCGTTTATGGACTAAAGGCGAAACCAGCAATAACTTTTTGCATGTCGTAAGCATTCATCTCGATTGTGATAACGACACCATCCTGATAAAAGCTAAAGCCGATGGGCCTACCTGTCATACCGGCGCACGCAGCTGCTTCCAAACCACCTATAACCAAAATTTCATTTTGGAACTGGAAAATATTATTGAGGACCGTTACACTAATCCGCAAGAAGGTTCGTACATCAACAAACTGCGAGGCAAAGGTCTTAATAAAATAGCTCAAAAAGTAGGCGAAGAAGGTGTAGAAACCGTTATAGCTGCCCTGGCAGAAACCGAAACCGACTTGATTAATGAGGCATCAGACCTTGTATTCCACCTACTGGTGTTGCTTCGCGAAAAGGGTTTGAAGTTAGAAACTATTGCCAAAAATCTGGAGCAAAGGCATAAATAA
- a CDS encoding 4Fe-4S dicluster domain-containing protein, whose protein sequence is MAIVITDECINCGACEPECPNNAIYDAGASWRFSDGTELKGVIDFGDGNTLSADEAQAAISDDIYYIVPDKCTECVGFHDEPQCAAVCPVDCCVDDENVRETQEELIAKKQWLHMEG, encoded by the coding sequence ATGGCAATTGTAATCACAGACGAATGTATTAACTGCGGAGCATGTGAGCCGGAATGCCCAAATAACGCAATTTACGATGCCGGAGCCAGCTGGCGTTTTTCGGACGGTACTGAGCTTAAAGGTGTTATTGATTTTGGTGATGGAAACACGCTAAGCGCTGATGAAGCGCAAGCCGCAATATCGGATGATATATATTATATCGTTCCAGACAAATGTACCGAATGCGTAGGTTTTCATGACGAGCCACAATGTGCTGCTGTTTGCCCGGTAGATTGCTGCGTAGACGACGAAAATGTTCGTGAGACTCAAGAGGAGCTGATTGCTAAAAAGCAGTGGCTACACATGGAAGGTTAA
- a CDS encoding acyl-CoA reductase, which translates to MSIFNKSYLIQILANLGRQLLNPDATLQQLVESERNINPWFTPESVQQAIQATGLSLTENNLGQWLNHYQLKEHASKKVGLILAGNIPLVGFHDVLCVFASGNIALIKASSQDARLIKYVLQLLVNIEPQLAGSYQFIERLEGFDAIIATGSNNTSRYFEYYFGKVPNIIRKNRNSIAFLTGQESTEQLHELGKDIFDYYGLGCRNVSKLLVPKGYNFIPFFEAIEDYHHIAQHHKYHNNYDYNKAIYLVNRDKHLDNGFLLVKEDTRLASPLAVLYYEEYEDLDAAEALLREQREQIQCIVSTVNLPVKVQVVDFGKSQQPALWDYADGIDTMEFLSNL; encoded by the coding sequence ATGTCAATTTTCAACAAGTCATATTTAATCCAAATACTGGCCAATTTGGGCAGGCAATTGCTTAATCCCGATGCTACATTGCAGCAGCTGGTAGAAAGTGAACGCAATATAAACCCCTGGTTCACGCCTGAGAGTGTGCAGCAGGCCATACAGGCAACAGGCTTATCTTTAACCGAAAATAACCTTGGGCAATGGCTGAACCACTATCAGCTTAAAGAACATGCTTCTAAAAAAGTTGGGTTAATACTTGCAGGCAACATCCCATTGGTGGGTTTTCATGATGTGCTTTGTGTATTTGCAAGCGGCAATATTGCGCTTATAAAAGCGTCATCACAAGATGCACGATTAATTAAGTATGTTTTACAATTGCTGGTAAATATTGAACCGCAATTAGCCGGCAGCTACCAGTTTATTGAACGCCTGGAAGGTTTTGATGCTATTATAGCTACAGGAAGCAACAACACTTCTAGATATTTTGAATACTACTTTGGCAAAGTGCCTAACATTATACGCAAGAACCGGAACAGTATCGCATTTTTAACTGGCCAGGAAAGTACTGAACAGCTACATGAGCTTGGAAAAGATATTTTTGATTACTACGGCTTAGGTTGCCGTAACGTATCAAAACTTTTGGTGCCTAAAGGCTATAACTTCATCCCGTTTTTTGAAGCCATTGAAGATTATCACCACATTGCACAGCATCACAAGTACCACAACAACTACGATTATAACAAAGCAATATACCTGGTAAACAGAGATAAGCACCTCGACAATGGTTTTTTATTGGTAAAGGAAGACACCCGCTTAGCCTCTCCCCTGGCCGTACTTTATTACGAAGAGTATGAGGACTTAGATGCAGCAGAAGCACTTTTAAGGGAACAGAGGGAACAGATACAATGTATAGTGAGTACGGTAAATTTGCCTGTTAAAGTACAGGTGGTTGATTTTGGTAAGAGCCAGCAGCCTGCGCTTTGGGATTATGCCGACGGAATTGATACAATGGAGTTCTTGTCTAATCTTTAA
- a CDS encoding WD40 repeat domain-containing protein, giving the protein MKVEKSFELSGHQNPIFALELSQKSGILFSAGNDKGLVEWGLEKQTFIKVMFPVVASVYAIHCPTGFPLMFAGLRNGQVLVFDFIEQKITGILKQHTKPIFDIKSVKGKQELLVASEDGTVSIWNLNTFELIHTIQISTDTVRSISISPDETQVAFGCRDSSIKIYSLHDYGFISTLSDHTMAVFTVQHSPDGQHLVSGARDAQIKIWNASDLTLQQSIAAHLFAVNHIVFHPTEPYFASASMDKSIKIWGADDFKLYKIISREKGYASHQLSVNKLAWNGNQLISTGDDKRIIAWDIAF; this is encoded by the coding sequence ATGAAAGTAGAAAAGTCATTTGAATTATCCGGACATCAGAACCCCATTTTTGCGTTAGAACTTTCGCAAAAGTCTGGAATTTTGTTCAGCGCGGGGAATGATAAAGGTTTAGTGGAGTGGGGCTTGGAAAAACAGACCTTCATTAAAGTTATGTTCCCGGTAGTAGCTTCGGTGTATGCTATTCATTGCCCTACCGGCTTTCCGTTAATGTTTGCCGGTCTACGTAACGGTCAAGTATTAGTTTTCGATTTTATTGAGCAGAAGATTACCGGTATACTAAAACAGCATACCAAACCTATATTTGATATTAAATCTGTTAAAGGAAAGCAAGAACTGCTTGTGGCATCTGAAGATGGCACGGTAAGCATTTGGAACTTGAATACCTTTGAACTGATACATACCATACAGATATCAACTGATACAGTTCGGAGCATCAGCATTTCGCCCGATGAAACGCAGGTTGCCTTTGGATGCAGGGATAGTTCGATAAAGATTTATAGCCTGCATGATTATGGCTTTATCAGCACATTAAGTGATCATACCATGGCAGTGTTCACAGTTCAGCATTCGCCCGATGGCCAGCACCTTGTATCGGGAGCACGTGATGCACAAATAAAGATTTGGAACGCTTCAGATCTTACCTTACAACAAAGCATTGCAGCACACCTATTTGCCGTAAACCATATCGTCTTTCATCCTACGGAGCCTTATTTTGCATCCGCCAGTATGGATAAAAGCATTAAAATTTGGGGCGCTGATGACTTTAAACTTTACAAAATCATCAGCCGGGAGAAAGGCTACGCCAGCCACCAGTTGTCTGTCAATAAATTAGCTTGGAACGGTAACCAACTAATTTCAACCGGCGATGACAAGCGCATTATTGCCTGGGATATTGCTTTCTAA
- a CDS encoding nucleotide exchange factor GrpE — protein sequence MFNKNKKQDTPDTEDLNEVNTENTTPEEQAENPLADELNVNAEEVKAELSAEAKLKEDLAQANDKYLRLYAEFDNFKRRTTKERVELLQTAGKEVIVSMLPVLDDFERAIKAMENAQDVNAVKEGVLLVQSKLKNILTQKGLKEMEATGTTFDADIHEAITNIPAPTDDLKGKVVDQLEKGYYLNDKVVRFAKVVVGA from the coding sequence ATGTTTAACAAGAATAAGAAGCAGGATACACCTGATACAGAAGATTTAAACGAAGTGAACACGGAGAATACCACACCTGAAGAACAAGCCGAAAATCCATTGGCTGATGAATTAAACGTAAATGCTGAAGAAGTTAAAGCTGAACTATCGGCAGAGGCAAAGCTAAAGGAAGACCTGGCACAAGCTAATGATAAATATTTACGCTTGTACGCTGAGTTTGACAATTTTAAGCGCCGCACTACTAAAGAGCGTGTGGAGCTATTACAAACTGCTGGTAAAGAAGTAATTGTATCTATGCTACCTGTGCTGGATGATTTTGAAAGAGCTATTAAAGCAATGGAAAACGCACAGGATGTAAACGCTGTAAAAGAAGGCGTACTCCTGGTACAGTCTAAGCTTAAAAATATTCTGACTCAAAAAGGTCTTAAGGAAATGGAAGCTACAGGAACCACCTTTGATGCTGACATTCATGAAGCAATTACCAATATACCTGCACCTACCGATGACCTTAAAGGTAAAGTAGTTGATCAACTAGAAAAAGGTTACTACCTAAATGATAAGGTAGTACGTTTTGCTAAAGTAGTAGTGGGCGCTTAA
- a CDS encoding ATP-binding cassette domain-containing protein, which yields MIGNSVIKLQGVDIFQQKHLVLSDVNLHIDKGDFVWLIGQTGSGKSSLLKVIYGDLNITTGEGHAGGYDLKKLATRDVPYLRRKLGIVFQDFQLLTDRTIEQNLHFVMKATGWKDKKLIADRIRDVLEKVGLRSKIKKMPHELSGGEQQRVVIARALLNDPEIILADEPTGNLDPDTSEEIVMLLKQISLSGTAVVVATHDYHIIRTFPSRIIKCESGKVLEDVQIA from the coding sequence ATGATTGGAAATTCCGTTATAAAACTGCAAGGCGTTGATATTTTTCAGCAAAAGCACCTGGTATTGTCTGATGTAAACCTGCATATCGATAAAGGCGATTTTGTTTGGCTTATCGGTCAGACCGGCTCGGGTAAAAGCAGTTTACTTAAAGTAATTTATGGCGATTTAAATATTACTACTGGTGAAGGACATGCCGGGGGTTACGATTTAAAGAAGCTGGCTACCAGGGATGTTCCTTACCTACGCCGTAAGCTGGGCATTGTATTTCAGGATTTTCAATTATTAACCGACCGAACTATAGAGCAAAACTTACACTTTGTAATGAAAGCCACCGGTTGGAAAGATAAAAAGCTAATTGCAGACCGTATCCGTGATGTACTGGAAAAAGTAGGCCTGCGTTCAAAAATAAAAAAGATGCCGCATGAACTTTCGGGCGGCGAGCAGCAACGTGTAGTAATTGCGCGAGCTTTACTAAACGATCCTGAAATTATATTGGCTGATGAGCCAACCGGCAACCTGGATCCGGACACATCCGAGGAAATTGTAATGCTCCTGAAACAGATCAGCCTATCAGGCACTGCGGTGGTCGTTGCAACGCATGATTACCATATCATCCGTACTTTTCCATCTCGCATTATCAAATGCGAATCAGGCAAAGTACTGGAGGACGTTCAGATAGCATAA
- the hisB gene encoding bifunctional histidinol-phosphatase/imidazoleglycerol-phosphate dehydratase HisB, with protein MSNLKKVLFIDRDGTMISECADEQIDSFDKLTFYPGALTYLPRIAKELDYELVMVTNQDGLGTTAHPDENFFPVHELIMKTFANEGVNFEATFIDRTFAADNAPTRKPGTGMLTQYLDTEKYDLANSFVIGDRLNDVLLAKNLGAKAIWINDGIGMGAKEFTTEEIAAINATIGIKTTEWQKVYEFLKVGKRVIEHRRTTKETDIYIKIDLDGTGEAKVNTGLHFFDHMLDQIARHGSVDLEVVAKGDLHIDEHHTIEDTGIALGEAMATALGNKRGIERYGFCLPMDDCLAQAAIDFGGRNWLMWEADFKREKVGDMPTEMFYHFFKSFTDAAKCNLNIKAEGYNEHHKIEAIFKAFAKAIKMAVRRDVNNMVLPSTKGVL; from the coding sequence ATGAGCAATCTTAAAAAAGTGTTGTTTATAGACCGCGATGGCACCATGATTAGCGAGTGTGCCGATGAGCAGATCGACTCTTTTGATAAATTGACGTTCTATCCTGGTGCGCTTACCTACTTGCCCCGCATAGCTAAAGAGCTGGATTACGAGCTGGTGATGGTAACTAATCAGGATGGCTTGGGTACGACTGCTCATCCGGATGAGAACTTCTTCCCTGTGCATGAGCTTATAATGAAAACTTTCGCGAACGAGGGTGTTAACTTTGAGGCCACTTTTATTGACCGCACTTTTGCAGCCGATAATGCGCCTACCCGCAAGCCTGGCACAGGCATGCTTACTCAATATCTCGACACCGAGAAGTATGACCTGGCTAACTCTTTTGTAATAGGCGATCGGCTGAACGATGTACTGCTGGCAAAAAACCTGGGCGCTAAAGCCATTTGGATAAACGATGGCATAGGTATGGGTGCTAAAGAATTTACCACAGAAGAAATAGCCGCTATAAACGCTACTATCGGTATTAAAACTACCGAGTGGCAAAAAGTATATGAGTTTTTAAAAGTGGGCAAACGTGTTATTGAGCACCGCCGTACCACCAAGGAGACCGATATATACATTAAAATAGATTTAGATGGCACGGGCGAGGCTAAAGTAAATACCGGCCTCCACTTCTTCGACCACATGCTTGATCAGATTGCCCGTCATGGTAGTGTTGATCTGGAAGTAGTGGCTAAAGGAGATTTGCATATCGATGAGCATCATACTATTGAAGATACCGGTATTGCCTTAGGAGAAGCTATGGCAACTGCATTGGGCAACAAGCGGGGTATTGAGCGTTACGGCTTCTGTTTACCTATGGACGATTGCCTGGCACAAGCTGCTATTGATTTTGGCGGCCGTAACTGGCTGATGTGGGAAGCGGACTTTAAGCGTGAAAAAGTGGGCGATATGCCTACCGAGATGTTTTATCATTTCTTTAAATCGTTTACCGACGCTGCTAAATGCAATTTAAATATAAAAGCTGAAGGGTATAACGAACATCATAAAATAGAAGCTATATTTAAAGCTTTTGCCAAAGCCATTAAAATGGCTGTGCGCAGAGATGTAAATAATATGGTTCTACCCAGTACCAAGGGCGTACTGTAA
- the hisF gene encoding imidazole glycerol phosphate synthase subunit HisF encodes MASSLAKRIIPCLDVKDGRTVKGVNFVDLRDAGDPVELAWNYSQQGADELVFLDITATHEKRKTLIELVKAVARQINIPFTIGGGINEIADADALLNAGADKISINSAAVRNSALIDELAAAFGVQFVIVAVDTRHIGNTNIVHLNGGRIATDKETLSWIKEAESRGAGEILLTSMDHDGTKAGFDNTLLKVVNDAVRIPVIASGGAGNVQHFIDVFEQTNVDAALAASVFHYGEILIPDLKESLRTRQIEVR; translated from the coding sequence ATGGCATCTAGCCTCGCCAAACGCATTATTCCCTGCCTTGACGTTAAGGACGGACGCACGGTTAAAGGCGTAAACTTTGTTGACCTACGTGATGCCGGCGACCCTGTTGAGCTGGCCTGGAACTACTCCCAGCAAGGTGCTGACGAACTGGTTTTTTTGGACATTACAGCTACGCACGAAAAACGCAAAACCCTGATAGAACTGGTTAAAGCTGTGGCCCGCCAAATTAACATCCCATTTACGATAGGCGGTGGCATTAACGAAATTGCTGACGCCGACGCACTGTTAAACGCCGGTGCCGATAAAATATCAATCAACTCGGCCGCTGTACGTAACTCAGCGCTGATTGATGAACTGGCAGCAGCTTTTGGTGTGCAGTTTGTTATTGTAGCGGTAGATACACGTCATATTGGCAATACCAATATTGTACACCTGAACGGTGGCCGCATAGCCACAGATAAGGAAACGCTAAGCTGGATTAAGGAGGCTGAAAGCCGTGGAGCAGGTGAAATTTTGCTTACTTCTATGGATCATGATGGAACAAAGGCTGGTTTTGATAACACTCTTTTAAAAGTGGTAAATGATGCCGTGCGTATCCCGGTTATTGCATCTGGTGGTGCAGGTAACGTGCAGCACTTCATAGATGTGTTTGAACAAACAAATGTAGATGCTGCCTTGGCCGCTTCAGTTTTCCATTACGGCGAAATTTTGATACCGGATTTAAAAGAGAGTTTAAGAACGCGTCAAATAGAAGTAAGATAA
- the hisC gene encoding histidinol-phosphate transaminase, producing the protein MTTMFDINNILRENIKNLKPYSSARDEFQGEASVYLDANENAFGSPLDQNYNRYPDPLQYAVKKRLSEIKGVPPRNIFLGNGSDEAIDILFRSFCNPGTDNVILVPPTYGMYEVSANINDVATRKVNLTDDYQLNLDGIAEAIDGQTKIIFVCSPNNPTGNSINRDDIETLLSNFNGLVVVDEAYINFSRQKTFIQELTEYANLIVLQTLSKAWGLAGLRVGMAFASEEIIEVMNRVKPPYNINEASQQLALQALQNTEQVNSWIKETLAERDKLVLQLKDLDFVVDIYPSDANFILVKTTDAKGIYNFLVQNGIIVRDRSKVELCEGSLRITVGTPQENITLINTLQNFK; encoded by the coding sequence ATGACTACCATGTTCGACATCAATAATATCTTAAGAGAAAATATAAAGAACTTGAAGCCTTATTCATCAGCTCGTGATGAATTTCAGGGCGAGGCCAGCGTATACCTTGATGCCAATGAAAATGCATTCGGATCGCCTTTGGACCAGAACTACAACCGCTATCCCGACCCGCTACAGTATGCCGTAAAAAAGCGCTTAAGCGAAATTAAAGGCGTACCACCGCGTAACATCTTTTTAGGGAACGGCAGCGACGAAGCTATCGACATTCTATTCCGAAGCTTTTGCAACCCAGGTACCGACAACGTAATATTGGTACCCCCAACCTACGGCATGTACGAGGTATCGGCTAATATTAATGACGTTGCAACCCGGAAGGTTAACTTAACTGATGATTACCAGTTAAATTTAGATGGCATAGCCGAGGCAATTGATGGCCAAACCAAAATTATCTTTGTTTGCTCACCTAACAACCCAACCGGTAATTCTATTAACCGCGATGACATTGAAACGCTGCTATCTAACTTTAACGGCCTGGTAGTGGTTGATGAAGCTTATATCAACTTTAGCCGTCAAAAAACATTTATACAGGAACTAACGGAATATGCTAACCTCATTGTTTTGCAAACCCTGTCTAAAGCCTGGGGACTGGCCGGTTTACGTGTAGGCATGGCCTTTGCCAGCGAAGAAATTATTGAGGTAATGAACCGCGTTAAGCCACCGTACAACATCAACGAGGCTTCGCAGCAATTGGCTTTGCAAGCCTTGCAAAACACCGAGCAGGTAAACAGCTGGATCAAAGAAACTTTGGCCGAGCGTGATAAACTGGTACTCCAACTGAAAGACCTTGATTTTGTGGTGGATATTTATCCCTCAGATGCTAACTTTATATTAGTTAAAACCACCGACGCCAAAGGCATATACAATTTCCTGGTACAAAACGGCATCATTGTGCGCGACCGCTCTAAGGTAGAATTATGCGAAGGCTCGTTGCGCATTACAGTAGGTACCCCACAGGAAAACATTACCCTCATTAACACTTTACAAAACTTTAAATGA
- a CDS encoding C40 family peptidase — translation MEYGISKLAIIPIRAEGSDRSEMVSQLLFGETYELLERQDKWVKIVTAHDAYEGWISSNQVSLLNYEDYLSLQQTDVIFTTQPVTIANKQSDNSLLYLPAGSNLPFYENGSSWINNEVFGINDPGDREADLIATAKTYLNTPYLWAGRTHFGIDCSGFVQAVYKQHGIQLRRDASQQVEQGTAVDFLPSAQAGDLAFFDNDEGRIVHVGIMLNSEQIIHSSGRVKIEAIDGQGIYSEEFKKHTHKLRIIKRIL, via the coding sequence ATGGAATACGGCATAAGTAAGTTAGCAATAATACCCATAAGGGCTGAGGGCAGCGATAGAAGCGAAATGGTGTCGCAGTTGTTATTCGGTGAAACTTACGAGTTATTAGAACGGCAGGATAAGTGGGTGAAAATTGTAACCGCCCATGATGCTTATGAAGGTTGGATTAGCAGCAATCAGGTATCACTGTTAAATTATGAGGATTACCTTTCTCTGCAGCAAACTGATGTTATATTTACTACACAGCCTGTAACCATAGCTAATAAGCAAAGCGATAACAGCTTATTGTACCTGCCTGCGGGCAGTAACTTGCCTTTTTACGAAAATGGCAGTAGCTGGATAAATAACGAAGTGTTTGGTATAAATGACCCGGGTGACCGGGAGGCGGATCTGATTGCTACTGCCAAGACTTATTTAAACACGCCTTATTTATGGGCCGGCCGTACCCATTTTGGCATTGACTGCTCGGGCTTTGTGCAGGCAGTATACAAGCAACATGGTATACAGTTAAGGCGAGATGCCAGTCAGCAGGTAGAGCAGGGCACGGCCGTTGACTTTTTGCCATCGGCACAAGCCGGCGATCTGGCCTTTTTTGATAACGACGAAGGGCGGATTGTGCATGTTGGTATAATGCTCAACAGCGAGCAAATTATCCATTCATCGGGCCGGGTTAAAATAGAAGCTATAGACGGTCAAGGGATATATTCGGAAGAGTTTAAAAAGCATACGCACAAGCTGCGCATTATCAAGCGAATACTTTAG